A window of Candidatus Pantoea floridensis contains these coding sequences:
- a CDS encoding cytochrome o ubiquinol oxidase subunit III: protein MSTETAKHHHDAHAEHGHHDAGANKVFGFWIYLMSDCIIFATLFATYAVMVNNTAGGPAGKDIFELPFVLVETALLLLSSITYGMAVIAMNNQNKGSVISWLALTFLFGAGFIGMEIYEFHHLIKEGFGPDRSGFLSAFFTLVGTHGLHVTSGLIWMAVMMFQISKRGLTATNRTRIMCLSLFWHFLDVVWICVFTVVYLMGAM, encoded by the coding sequence AGGAGCCAATAAAGTCTTTGGCTTCTGGATCTACCTGATGAGTGACTGCATTATCTTCGCAACCCTGTTTGCGACCTATGCAGTTATGGTCAATAACACTGCCGGTGGCCCGGCAGGTAAAGACATCTTCGAACTGCCGTTCGTTCTGGTCGAAACCGCGCTGCTGCTGCTCAGCTCCATTACTTATGGCATGGCAGTGATCGCGATGAACAACCAGAACAAAGGCTCGGTCATCAGCTGGTTAGCCTTGACCTTCCTGTTCGGTGCAGGCTTCATCGGGATGGAAATCTATGAATTCCATCACCTGATCAAGGAAGGCTTCGGTCCTGACCGCAGCGGCTTCCTGTCAGCGTTCTTTACGCTGGTCGGCACGCACGGTCTGCACGTGACCTCTGGTCTGATCTGGATGGCAGTGATGATGTTCCAGATTTCTAAACGTGGTCTGACTGCAACCAACCGCACCCGTATCATGTGCCTCAGCCTGTTCTGGCACTTCCTGGATGTGGTGTGGATCTGCGTATTCACCGTTGTCTACCTGATGGGAGCCATGTAA
- a CDS encoding cytochrome o ubiquinol oxidase subunit IV, with the protein MSHSVNEHGASHGSVKSYMIGFVLSIILTGIPFWMVMDGGASHGTILGVVLVCAVVQVLVHLVYFLHLDSKSEGGWNMVAIVFSALIILIVVVGSLWIMWNLNYNMMAH; encoded by the coding sequence ATGAGTCATTCTGTTAACGAACATGGCGCTTCGCACGGTAGCGTGAAGTCTTACATGATCGGCTTCGTCCTCTCGATCATCCTGACCGGTATTCCGTTCTGGATGGTGATGGATGGCGGCGCTTCACACGGCACCATTCTGGGTGTGGTTCTGGTGTGTGCGGTGGTTCAGGTGCTGGTTCACCTGGTCTACTTCCTGCACTTAGACAGCAAATCAGAAGGTGGCTGGAACATGGTGGCCATCGTCTTCTCAGCACTCATCATCTTGATTGTTGTTGTAGGCTCACTGTGGATTATGTGGAACCTCAACTACAACATGATGGCCCACTAA
- the cyoE gene encoding heme o synthase has translation MIKQYLQVTKPGIIFGNLISVIGGFLLASKGSIDYTLFLASLVGVSLVVASGCVFNNVIDRDIDIKMERTRNRVLVKGLISAKVSLVYATALGIAGFALLYFGANPLAMWLAVMGFVVYVGVYSLYMKRNSVYGTLIGSLSGAAPPVIGYCAVTNQFDAGALILLAIFSLWQMPHSYAIAIFRFKDYQAANIPVLPVVKGISVAKNHITLYILAFMIATLMLTLGGYAGYKYLVVAAAVSVWWLGMALSGYKTSNDKVWARKLFVFSIVAITALSVMMSVDFMTPASKDLLTYVW, from the coding sequence ATGATTAAGCAATACCTGCAAGTAACAAAACCAGGAATTATTTTCGGCAATTTAATTTCTGTGATCGGTGGATTCCTGCTGGCTTCGAAAGGCAGCATTGATTACACCCTGTTTCTCGCCTCACTGGTTGGCGTATCGCTGGTTGTCGCATCAGGTTGTGTTTTCAACAACGTGATTGACCGCGATATCGACATCAAAATGGAGAGAACGCGGAACCGTGTTCTGGTCAAAGGCCTGATCTCGGCGAAAGTAAGCCTGGTTTATGCAACCGCATTGGGTATTGCTGGCTTTGCGTTGCTGTATTTCGGCGCTAATCCGCTGGCCATGTGGCTGGCGGTGATGGGCTTCGTGGTTTACGTAGGCGTTTACAGCCTCTATATGAAGCGTAACTCGGTCTACGGCACGCTGATTGGTAGCCTCTCTGGCGCTGCGCCGCCAGTGATTGGCTACTGCGCGGTGACCAACCAGTTTGATGCTGGCGCGTTGATTTTACTGGCTATCTTTAGCCTGTGGCAGATGCCGCACTCCTATGCGATTGCCATCTTCCGCTTTAAAGATTACCAGGCTGCCAACATTCCGGTGCTGCCGGTAGTGAAAGGCATCTCGGTGGCAAAAAATCATATTACGCTGTATATCCTGGCGTTCATGATTGCCACGCTGATGCTGACGCTTGGCGGTTACGCGGGCTACAAATATCTGGTGGTGGCTGCAGCCGTGAGCGTGTGGTGGCTCGGCATGGCGCTCTCAGGTTACAAAACCTCAAACGATAAAGTTTGGGCGCGTAAACTGTTTGTGTTCTCAATTGTCGCAATCACCGCATTGAGCGTGATGATGTCGGTTGATTTCATGACGCCCGCGTCAAAAGATCTGCTGACTTACGTCTGGTAA